The following are from one region of the Oscillospiraceae bacterium genome:
- a CDS encoding ABC transporter substrate-binding protein: protein MKKILAILVAALMLLPLLAACTSNNNDPEPGGSTEPGQGTVAERPAGPASGTFTVAVNAMAPDFMWGWRNDIGVSEARDLIEAGASTIYFTRGAEFVVNERVVTDFNQEANDDGSKTFTMTIAEDLRWSDGEPITAADFAFYYLLFGAPAMDAMEVEEGEDPRPNLGNNHWVSMTEVEGFMAYFEEETDYISGIRLYDEFTFSVTIGAEDPITGNPNFPYFYELNFAATVPYPVHVIAPGLTIEDDGNGAFVSGDGLTYDLLVSTVDNGTSGFRYDYSVTAGAYMLISYDEAAYTAVLRVNPYFHGMPDGSMPLIETLILRQVDQAVMIQELQTGGVDLLQGVGIGSVINQAFSLVEAGGLDYRESPRNGAGGLFFHNVGPTRFVEVRRAIAWSLNREEFSAIWLQGHGNVINSRIAAAQWMFIENQEWVDENLPYHYTLNLENATQELVNGGWVLDADGNEWVSVEESGPRHKLVDGELMKLEIRWFAHTSNEVGSHLQSLMVENAESVGFVFDITEAEADADWAAALQGTSDEADRYNMVNGGMGIPPIDAVWFYYSPYFADTTWNWGGFSDPELFEYALARRNATSREEYLEAWKHFIIRYNEYLPALPLDSAIFHDFFTDNLRNYEPTSLWQWQRAIVYSWLDGESTFVPGDYVEDTAEDTAENGDE, encoded by the coding sequence ATGAAAAAAATTCTGGCAATCCTAGTGGCAGCGCTCATGCTGTTGCCTTTGTTGGCGGCATGTACGTCGAACAACAATGACCCCGAACCCGGCGGCTCGACAGAGCCCGGCCAAGGTACCGTCGCCGAGCGTCCCGCAGGACCGGCAAGCGGCACTTTTACCGTTGCTGTCAACGCAATGGCGCCCGACTTTATGTGGGGTTGGCGCAACGACATCGGCGTATCCGAAGCGCGTGACCTTATTGAAGCCGGTGCTTCGACCATCTATTTCACTCGCGGTGCCGAGTTTGTCGTCAACGAGCGCGTTGTGACAGACTTTAACCAAGAGGCCAACGACGACGGCTCCAAAACATTTACCATGACTATTGCTGAAGATCTGCGCTGGAGCGATGGCGAGCCCATCACAGCAGCCGACTTCGCATTCTACTACTTACTCTTCGGCGCACCCGCCATGGACGCAATGGAAGTTGAAGAGGGCGAAGACCCCCGTCCCAACTTGGGCAACAACCACTGGGTATCCATGACCGAGGTCGAAGGCTTCATGGCCTATTTCGAAGAAGAAACCGACTACATTTCGGGCATCCGCCTGTACGATGAGTTCACTTTTTCGGTAACCATCGGCGCAGAAGACCCCATCACAGGCAACCCTAACTTCCCGTATTTCTACGAATTAAATTTTGCTGCCACCGTGCCGTACCCTGTTCACGTCATCGCTCCGGGCCTGACAATCGAAGATGACGGCAACGGCGCCTTTGTCAGCGGCGACGGTCTGACCTATGACCTGTTGGTTTCAACCGTCGATAACGGCACATCCGGTTTCCGTTACGACTACTCCGTCACAGCCGGTGCCTACATGCTCATCAGCTACGACGAAGCAGCCTACACCGCAGTCCTGCGCGTCAACCCTTACTTCCACGGTATGCCCGACGGCTCAATGCCTCTTATCGAGACCTTGATTCTGCGTCAAGTTGACCAAGCTGTTATGATTCAAGAGCTGCAAACCGGCGGCGTTGATCTGCTGCAAGGCGTTGGTATCGGCTCTGTCATCAACCAAGCCTTCTCGCTCGTCGAGGCTGGCGGCCTTGACTACCGCGAGTCACCGCGTAACGGCGCAGGCGGCCTCTTCTTCCACAACGTCGGCCCGACACGATTTGTCGAAGTGCGCCGCGCCATCGCGTGGTCACTTAACCGCGAAGAGTTCTCTGCCATCTGGCTGCAAGGACACGGCAACGTCATCAACAGCCGTATTGCTGCCGCACAGTGGATGTTCATTGAAAACCAAGAGTGGGTTGATGAAAATCTCCCCTATCACTACACCTTAAACCTCGAAAACGCCACACAAGAATTGGTCAACGGCGGCTGGGTACTTGACGCCGACGGCAATGAGTGGGTCAGCGTTGAGGAAAGCGGCCCGCGCCACAAACTAGTCGACGGCGAGTTAATGAAATTAGAAATTCGTTGGTTTGCCCATACCTCGAATGAAGTCGGCTCACACTTGCAAAGCCTGATGGTTGAAAACGCCGAAAGCGTTGGTTTTGTATTCGACATCACTGAAGCTGAAGCCGATGCCGACTGGGCAGCTGCGCTGCAAGGCACCTCAGACGAGGCCGACCGCTATAACATGGTCAACGGCGGCATGGGCATCCCGCCCATCGACGCTGTATGGTTCTATTACAGCCCCTACTTTGCCGACACCACCTGGAACTGGGGCGGCTTCAGCGATCCGGAACTCTTTGAATACGCACTGGCTCGCCGCAACGCAACCAGCCGTGAAGAGTACCTTGAAGCATGGAAACACTTCATCATCCGCTACAACGAGTATCTGCCGGCTCTGCCGCTCGACTCGGCTATTTTCCACGATTTCTTCACCGACAACCTGCGCAACTACGAGCCGACCAGCCTGTGGCAATGGCAAAGAGCCATTGTCTACTCATGGTTAGACGGCGAAAGCACCTTCGTGCCCGGTGATTATGTCGAAGACACAGCCGAAGACACAGCTGAAAACGGTGACGAATAA
- a CDS encoding GNAT family N-acetyltransferase encodes MHPTYSVIPVRTPQEFQQFWSLCKPHLQAVLNASTFSPATAEDYDYFLNGEYLAAIKSLFTRENDPFVPAFFCCNGKIIGFVSYVIYASENGQCFILEYNIDDAHRNQGLGKRFFALLRKHVKQNGAKYFKLNCSNVDNERFWLNLGFVKAECPDEDGNPIYTRAV; translated from the coding sequence ATGCACCCTACATATAGTGTTATTCCCGTGCGCACGCCCCAAGAATTTCAGCAATTTTGGTCGCTTTGTAAACCCCATTTACAAGCTGTTCTCAACGCTTCCACCTTCTCCCCGGCGACAGCCGAGGATTACGATTATTTTCTCAACGGTGAATACTTAGCCGCTATCAAATCGCTGTTCACACGTGAGAACGACCCGTTTGTACCGGCGTTCTTTTGCTGTAATGGCAAAATCATCGGCTTTGTCAGCTATGTGATTTACGCGTCGGAAAACGGCCAATGTTTTATTCTCGAATACAACATCGACGACGCACACCGCAACCAAGGCTTGGGCAAACGATTTTTCGCCCTGCTCCGCAAGCATGTCAAACAAAACGGCGCAAAGTATTTCAAGCTCAACTGCTCTAATGTTGACAACGAGCGCTTTTGGCTCAACCTCGGCTTTGTTAAAGCTGAGTGTCCGGACGAGGACGGCAATCCCATCTACACAAGAGCTGTGTAA
- the nuoE gene encoding NADH-quinone oxidoreductase subunit NuoE codes for MCNNCAQNSQYWNAFEDIIKGYDGKRSELIPLLQKLQDAYGYLPQDVIERLAERTGIFASQIMGVVTFYSQFRLEPVGKHIVKICFGTACHVIGAENIADAICRELSIALGGTTEDGEFTVESVACLGCCSLAPVVMIDDETHGRLTPDSAREVIREFRTNVS; via the coding sequence ATGTGCAATAACTGTGCTCAAAACAGCCAATATTGGAATGCTTTTGAAGATATTATCAAAGGCTATGATGGCAAGCGTTCCGAGTTAATCCCGCTGCTGCAAAAATTGCAAGACGCTTACGGCTACTTGCCGCAAGATGTCATCGAACGGCTCGCCGAACGCACGGGCATTTTCGCGTCACAAATCATGGGTGTGGTGACGTTTTATTCGCAATTTCGGCTTGAGCCGGTGGGCAAGCATATTGTTAAAATCTGCTTTGGTACGGCGTGTCACGTTATAGGCGCAGAGAATATCGCCGACGCGATTTGCCGCGAACTCAGCATTGCGCTGGGCGGCACAACAGAGGACGGCGAATTTACCGTAGAATCGGTTGCCTGCTTGGGGTGCTGCTCGCTCGCCCCGGTTGTTATGATTGACGACGAAACGCACGGACGATTGACCCCCGACTCGGCGCGTGAAGTTATTCGCGAATTTCGCACAAACGTATCGTAG
- a CDS encoding MBL fold metallo-hydrolase: MNILTFNANPMDQNIYLCHDAKSAVLIDAGCSQADIAAIMQTLEQQDLTLMAILLTHGHGDHILAVQELKQRTNVAICAHAAECAILSNPAWNLSGRFGTDIVIAPDITFEGGATLNFGNLSFKTLHTPGHTAGGTCYYDAAGGNLFVGDTIFKGSIGRTDLPTGDEATLLQSIADKILTLSNNTNLYPGHGEATTIADEKAHNPYCSSQ; the protein is encoded by the coding sequence ATGAACATCTTAACATTCAACGCCAACCCCATGGATCAAAACATCTACCTCTGCCATGATGCCAAAAGTGCCGTATTGATTGACGCGGGATGCAGTCAAGCAGATATAGCGGCAATCATGCAAACACTTGAACAACAAGACTTAACGTTGATGGCCATCCTGCTCACACACGGACACGGCGACCACATTCTCGCTGTCCAAGAACTCAAACAACGCACCAATGTCGCCATCTGCGCCCACGCTGCCGAATGCGCCATTTTAAGCAACCCCGCTTGGAACCTCTCAGGACGTTTCGGCACCGACATTGTCATCGCACCCGACATAACTTTTGAGGGCGGCGCGACGCTCAACTTCGGCAATCTGTCGTTCAAAACACTGCACACACCGGGACATACAGCGGGCGGCACATGCTATTACGATGCTGCAGGCGGCAATTTATTTGTCGGCGACACCATTTTCAAAGGCTCAATCGGGCGAACAGACCTGCCGACAGGTGACGAAGCCACTCTATTACAAAGCATCGCCGACAAGATTTTGACTCTGTCCAACAATACCAATCTCTATCCCGGGCACGGCGAGGCGACGACGATAGCAGACGAAAAAGCACACAATCCTTATTGCAGCTCACAGTAA
- a CDS encoding ABC transporter permease: MLRYLGKRLISLVVVFFIISIVLFGVFRLMGGDPVSIMIGDSRPAGVTYEAWEQMRQNEAQRLGLDQPLPIQYFRWITDLLQGDLGFSITHRRPVTQVLPTPIQTTLLLNSIVMLLTFLIAIPLGITTAVKKGSVYDSSVQTSTLLGFSLPMFITAIVGIMVFSVWLGWLPVSGFGTPGLEGSAWTLFWDRMRFLALPIMILTFAQLAPLTRYIRVAMIDALSQDYTRTARAKGLGEVAVIYKHAFRNSQIPFVTSLMGWILSLIGGTIVIETIFSINGMGGTFISALNLRDYNLALAISMLFTIIALVGYIILDFIYVLVDPRVRLD, encoded by the coding sequence ATGTTACGCTATCTTGGAAAACGTCTGATTTCTCTGGTCGTTGTCTTTTTCATCATCAGCATCGTCCTCTTCGGTGTATTCCGTCTTATGGGCGGCGACCCTGTTTCCATCATGATCGGAGATTCTCGCCCCGCCGGCGTAACCTACGAGGCCTGGGAGCAAATGCGCCAAAACGAGGCGCAGCGTCTCGGGCTCGACCAGCCGTTGCCCATCCAATACTTCCGTTGGATTACCGACCTTCTGCAAGGCGACCTCGGCTTCTCAATCACGCACCGGCGTCCCGTCACCCAAGTGCTGCCCACACCCATCCAAACAACACTACTCCTCAACAGCATCGTCATGCTGCTTACATTTCTCATAGCCATACCACTTGGCATCACAACCGCCGTCAAAAAAGGCAGCGTGTACGACAGCTCGGTGCAAACCTCTACACTGCTCGGTTTTTCCCTGCCCATGTTTATCACTGCCATCGTCGGCATTATGGTATTTTCCGTCTGGTTGGGCTGGCTGCCCGTCAGCGGATTCGGCACACCCGGCCTGGAAGGCTCGGCATGGACATTATTTTGGGACCGAATGCGGTTCCTTGCTCTGCCGATTATGATATTGACATTTGCACAACTCGCGCCGCTGACGCGCTATATCCGCGTCGCTATGATTGACGCGTTGAGCCAAGACTACACCCGCACCGCCCGCGCCAAAGGGCTGGGCGAAGTCGCTGTTATCTATAAACACGCATTCCGCAACTCGCAAATTCCATTTGTTACAAGCCTGATGGGTTGGATTCTCTCTCTTATTGGTGGCACCATTGTCATCGAAACAATTTTCTCCATCAACGGCATGGGCGGCACGTTTATCAGCGCATTAAATCTGCGCGACTACAACCTTGCGCTCGCCATTTCCATGCTCTTCACCATCATCGCATTGGTCGGCTACATTATACTTGACTTTATATATGTACTCGTCGACCCGCGCGTCAGATTGGATTAA
- a CDS encoding ABC transporter permease subunit: MIFRKHKTKNKDIFQEELVQSPGRTAARAFFKRKLSIIGMVVFLFIFISVFVLSYFLPTDFTHLDPTQLDIAPGFNFLSVPRALRSDAQEISLGSTFGAGVDSQGNLHMWGTMAGNLRNRRAFGERRTSPMRTVELGPVRLVAAGLEHIVTVEECGRVQAWGGTHIITTRIPETLWNPHRTNNPHIIDIRAAHWTTIALDDTGTLHFWGNDSFFNFHSRGLAGQITAFDINFSSAIGLTVDRYVYVMTTRDTQFSNIPDSIQGRAIDIALTDTAGGAVLDDGTVVTWTTNTTASEQMILDIPEHIQGRAVQIEGGRNHFTALLDDGSVAGWGYNHLNQTNTPRRLNGQETIETGYFQNVSIDADGNVTTWGHRGYLMGTDQGGRDIFRRVVHGGRITFTVGFVAVAVAAFIGVILGSIAGYYGKLPDMLIMRLAEVIESIPFLPLVIVLSIALGSHLSDTQVMVMIMVLLGCLTWPAFARLTRGQFLTEREREFVVAARAMGVRNGSIIFKHIMPNVMSIVLVAITMSLAASMLTEATLSFLGFGIRLPTPTWGNMLDTARDGYTIVNLWWRWAFPALFLGLSTISINLMGDGLRDALDPRVSGGGR; encoded by the coding sequence ATGATTTTTCGTAAACACAAGACAAAAAACAAAGACATCTTCCAAGAGGAGTTGGTCCAAAGCCCCGGCCGCACCGCCGCACGTGCGTTTTTCAAACGCAAACTCAGCATCATCGGTATGGTCGTATTCCTGTTTATTTTCATCAGCGTCTTTGTGCTGAGTTACTTCTTGCCGACCGATTTTACACATCTCGACCCCACACAACTGGATATTGCGCCCGGCTTTAACTTCCTGTCCGTACCGCGCGCACTTCGCAGTGATGCACAAGAAATTAGCTTAGGCTCAACATTCGGTGCCGGTGTCGACAGCCAAGGCAATTTGCATATGTGGGGCACGATGGCAGGCAATCTCCGCAACCGCCGCGCGTTCGGTGAACGTCGCACCTCACCCATGCGCACTGTGGAATTAGGCCCGGTTCGCTTGGTTGCCGCAGGCCTAGAACATATCGTCACCGTTGAGGAATGCGGCCGCGTTCAAGCCTGGGGCGGCACACACATTATCACCACTCGCATTCCCGAAACACTGTGGAATCCCCACCGTACCAATAATCCCCACATCATTGACATCCGCGCCGCGCACTGGACAACCATTGCGCTTGACGACACAGGCACACTCCATTTTTGGGGCAACGACAGCTTCTTCAACTTCCACTCCCGCGGACTCGCAGGCCAAATTACCGCTTTCGATATCAATTTTTCAAGCGCAATAGGGCTCACTGTTGACCGTTATGTCTATGTCATGACAACGCGTGATACGCAATTTTCCAACATCCCCGACAGCATTCAGGGCCGCGCCATCGACATTGCACTGACCGACACAGCCGGCGGTGCCGTGCTCGACGACGGCACTGTTGTCACATGGACAACCAATACCACCGCGTCGGAGCAAATGATCCTCGATATCCCCGAACATATCCAAGGCCGCGCCGTCCAAATCGAAGGCGGACGCAATCATTTTACCGCATTACTTGATGACGGTAGCGTTGCCGGCTGGGGCTATAACCATCTCAATCAAACCAATACGCCGCGTCGCCTCAACGGTCAAGAGACCATTGAGACCGGCTACTTTCAAAATGTCTCTATCGACGCCGACGGTAATGTCACCACATGGGGACACCGTGGCTATCTAATGGGCACCGACCAAGGCGGCCGCGATATTTTCCGCCGTGTTGTTCATGGCGGCCGCATTACATTCACCGTCGGATTTGTCGCGGTGGCTGTCGCCGCATTCATCGGCGTTATTCTCGGCAGTATTGCCGGTTACTACGGCAAATTGCCTGACATGCTTATCATGCGTTTGGCTGAAGTCATTGAGTCAATACCCTTTTTGCCACTTGTCATTGTGCTGAGCATCGCACTTGGCAGTCACCTCAGCGACACGCAGGTCATGGTCATGATTATGGTGTTGCTCGGGTGTCTCACTTGGCCCGCATTCGCGCGTCTGACTCGCGGACAATTCCTTACCGAGCGTGAACGTGAGTTCGTTGTCGCCGCCCGCGCCATGGGTGTGCGTAACGGCAGCATTATTTTCAAGCACATCATGCCCAACGTCATGAGCATCGTGCTGGTTGCCATCACCATGAGTCTGGCCGCTTCTATGCTGACCGAGGCAACGCTGAGTTTCCTCGGCTTTGGCATCCGCCTCCCAACGCCCACATGGGGCAATATGCTCGACACGGCACGCGACGGCTACACCATTGTCAATCTGTGGTGGCGCTGGGCGTTCCCCGCACTCTTCTTAGGCTTGTCGACCATCAGCATCAACCTCATGGGTGACGGACTGCGCGACGCACTCGACCCCAGGGTCAGCGGAGGAGGGCGATAA
- a CDS encoding FAD-dependent oxidoreductase → MLNITINGKPCKASPNQTVLDACSQNGVNIPTLCHDPRLKPFGSCMICRVEIEGQRGVPLACSTQIADGMNITTESEEITASRRTCLELLVSQHYGDCTAPCTLGCPARVSVQEYVNLIAKGEFEAALRVIKAKNPLPVVCGRICTRPCEAKCRRNVLEGEIGIAYLKRFVADLDLAKETPYLPEKSAPSGKKAAIIGAGPAGLSAAWFLAQQGHDVTIFERQENPGGMLRYGIPAYRMPRERLDEEIAIIQALGVDIQYNVDFGKDITVQSLKADGYDSILLAVGSQKGWPLDIDGESDCRNILIGVEFLGAVTRNTQPDFTGKTIAVVGGGNTAMDCARTAVRLGAASVQLIYRRTVAEMPADQHEIHESQVEGVQFATLTNPVSVAQSHETVQLTLTKMELGEPDESGRRRPQAVIGSEHTVEFDYVISAIGQTQDLSFVNDDCNIALRRDLLVIDERTTMTNIDGIFAAGDAVTGPQTAILAIATGKRAAEAMHQYMCGVSATEIIASPPPLYNHIRAESNDDIDPAGLAHLPKVDKVEMPSLTATQRQHSFDEVELGLDEAQAKTEASRCLSCGCADVHECKLREYASDYDVAQYAMKGDMTLYPPDKSHEFIVRDRNKCIMCGRCVRICIEAGQGVLGFVGRGFDTTVEPSFSVPMGDEKNCNNCGLCVSTCPTGALVPQKGVTLPTTAYVDVEGEKATSIEDALKQVSNPI, encoded by the coding sequence ATGCTAAACATCACCATCAACGGCAAGCCGTGCAAGGCATCGCCCAATCAAACCGTGCTTGACGCTTGTAGCCAAAACGGCGTGAATATTCCAACATTGTGCCACGACCCACGGTTAAAACCATTCGGTTCGTGCATGATTTGCCGTGTTGAAATTGAGGGACAGCGCGGCGTACCGCTGGCTTGTTCGACACAAATCGCCGACGGCATGAATATCACTACGGAATCCGAGGAAATCACAGCATCGCGTCGTACTTGCTTGGAGCTGTTGGTATCACAGCATTACGGCGACTGCACGGCACCTTGTACGCTGGGTTGCCCGGCGCGTGTTTCTGTGCAGGAATACGTTAACTTGATTGCCAAGGGCGAGTTTGAGGCCGCATTGCGGGTAATTAAAGCAAAAAATCCGCTGCCTGTGGTTTGCGGACGCATTTGCACACGACCATGCGAAGCAAAGTGCCGCCGTAATGTTTTAGAGGGCGAAATCGGCATTGCGTACTTGAAACGCTTTGTCGCCGACCTTGATTTGGCAAAAGAAACACCTTATCTACCCGAAAAATCCGCGCCATCGGGCAAGAAAGCGGCGATTATCGGTGCAGGGCCTGCCGGACTATCGGCGGCATGGTTTTTGGCACAACAAGGTCATGACGTGACGATTTTCGAGCGACAAGAAAATCCCGGCGGCATGCTGCGCTACGGCATTCCTGCTTATCGCATGCCGCGTGAGCGTTTGGACGAGGAAATTGCTATTATCCAAGCGTTGGGCGTGGACATTCAATATAATGTTGACTTTGGCAAAGACATCACCGTACAAAGCCTAAAAGCCGATGGCTACGACAGCATTCTGCTGGCAGTCGGCTCGCAAAAAGGCTGGCCGCTGGACATTGACGGCGAAAGTGATTGCCGTAATATTTTAATCGGCGTGGAATTTTTGGGCGCGGTGACACGGAATACACAACCCGATTTCACGGGCAAAACAATTGCCGTTGTCGGCGGCGGCAACACGGCCATGGACTGCGCGCGAACGGCGGTGCGTTTGGGCGCGGCAAGCGTTCAGCTCATCTATCGCCGCACAGTTGCCGAAATGCCGGCCGATCAGCACGAGATTCACGAATCGCAAGTCGAAGGTGTGCAGTTCGCTACGTTGACGAATCCTGTCAGCGTAGCGCAAAGCCATGAAACCGTACAATTAACATTGACAAAAATGGAACTTGGCGAACCGGACGAATCGGGACGGCGCAGACCGCAAGCGGTGATCGGTTCGGAGCATACAGTCGAATTTGACTACGTCATTAGTGCCATCGGGCAAACGCAGGATTTGAGTTTTGTCAACGATGATTGCAACATTGCACTACGCCGCGACTTGCTTGTCATTGACGAACGCACGACCATGACAAACATTGACGGCATTTTCGCCGCCGGTGACGCCGTGACCGGCCCGCAAACCGCCATCCTTGCCATTGCAACCGGCAAACGTGCCGCCGAAGCCATGCACCAATACATGTGCGGTGTGTCGGCAACTGAAATCATTGCCTCGCCGCCGCCGCTCTACAACCACATCCGTGCCGAAAGCAACGATGATATCGACCCGGCCGGCTTGGCGCATTTGCCGAAAGTTGATAAAGTCGAAATGCCGTCATTGACTGCCACGCAACGGCAGCACAGCTTTGATGAAGTCGAACTGGGTCTCGACGAAGCGCAAGCCAAAACAGAAGCAAGCCGCTGCCTATCATGCGGCTGCGCCGACGTGCATGAGTGCAAATTGCGTGAATATGCAAGCGATTATGATGTTGCGCAATATGCCATGAAAGGCGATATGACGCTATATCCTCCCGATAAGAGCCATGAGTTTATCGTACGCGACCGTAATAAGTGCATCATGTGCGGACGTTGTGTGCGCATTTGCATTGAGGCAGGTCAAGGTGTGCTGGGCTTTGTAGGGCGCGGGTTTGATACGACGGTTGAGCCGTCGTTCTCCGTGCCGATGGGCGATGAGAAAAACTGTAACAACTGCGGTCTGTGCGTATCGACTTGCCCGACAGGCGCGCTCGTGCCGCAAAAGGGCGTGACGCTGCCGACAACGGCGTATGTTGATGTTGAGGGTGAGAAAGCAACGAGCATTGAAGATGCGTTGAAGCAGGTGTCAAACCCCATATAG
- a CDS encoding NADH-quinone oxidoreductase subunit NuoF encodes MKNIIIGLGSCGIAAGGVKVKEAFNALIGTSTNITLSETGCMGMCYKEPMVEVRDADGTRTIYGDVDEAKARDIFETHVVGGKVLSDSIIDNDFLVNQVRIVLERCGAIDPESLDDALKMDAYVGLEKAIKHMTPAQVIEEVLASGLKGRGGAGFPTGMKWKFAANNHADQKYIICNADEGDPGAFMDRSILEGDPHSVIEGLAIGGYAIGATVGYIYVRAEYPIAIRRLQIAIQQAEERGFLGENILGTDVNFKLHIKEGAGAFVCGEETALIESIEGNRGMPRIRPPFPAESGLFGKPSNINNVETLANIGWIIRHGAAAFAQHGTETGNGTKVFALAGKVKRGGLVEVPIGMTVRQVVDDIGGGTLSGKPVKAVQMGGPSGGCIPSELMDTVIDYAELAATGAIMGSGGMIVMDEENCMVDIARYFLQFTQAESCGKCTFCKIGTKRMLETLERITQGEGEDGDIEKLETLAHQIKRNALCGLGQTAPNPVLTTLRYFRDEYVAHIEEGKCPTKQCKALIQFSIVPNKCVGCTICAKKCPVDAIAGKVKEPHTLNQEKCTKCGICKTVCKFDAIEVL; translated from the coding sequence ATGAAAAACATCATCATCGGCCTCGGCAGCTGCGGCATTGCGGCCGGCGGCGTGAAAGTAAAAGAAGCGTTTAATGCCCTTATCGGCACAAGCACAAACATCACGCTCAGTGAAACAGGCTGCATGGGCATGTGCTACAAAGAGCCGATGGTTGAAGTGCGTGACGCTGACGGCACGCGCACCATTTACGGCGATGTTGACGAGGCAAAAGCGCGTGATATTTTTGAAACGCACGTTGTCGGCGGAAAAGTGCTGTCCGATTCAATCATAGATAACGATTTTCTTGTTAATCAAGTGCGTATCGTTTTGGAACGTTGCGGGGCAATTGACCCGGAAAGCCTTGACGATGCTTTAAAAATGGACGCTTATGTTGGCTTAGAGAAGGCCATTAAGCACATGACACCCGCGCAAGTCATCGAGGAAGTATTGGCGTCGGGGCTGAAAGGCCGCGGCGGCGCAGGTTTCCCAACAGGCATGAAGTGGAAATTCGCCGCAAACAACCATGCCGACCAAAAATATATTATATGTAACGCCGACGAGGGCGACCCGGGCGCGTTTATGGACAGGAGTATTCTCGAAGGCGACCCGCACAGCGTGATTGAGGGGCTTGCCATCGGCGGCTATGCCATCGGCGCAACAGTCGGCTACATCTACGTTCGTGCCGAATATCCCATTGCCATTCGCCGTCTGCAAATTGCCATTCAGCAAGCTGAAGAGCGCGGCTTTTTAGGCGAGAATATCCTTGGCACAGACGTTAATTTCAAACTGCACATCAAAGAGGGCGCGGGTGCGTTCGTATGCGGCGAAGAAACGGCGTTGATTGAGTCGATTGAGGGCAACCGCGGTATGCCGCGTATCCGTCCGCCATTTCCTGCCGAATCGGGACTGTTTGGCAAGCCATCCAACATCAATAATGTCGAAACGCTTGCAAACATCGGCTGGATTATCCGCCACGGCGCGGCAGCGTTTGCACAACACGGCACAGAGACAGGCAACGGTACGAAAGTTTTTGCACTGGCAGGCAAGGTTAAACGCGGCGGATTAGTGGAAGTGCCTATCGGCATGACGGTGCGCCAAGTTGTTGACGACATTGGCGGCGGCACGTTAAGCGGCAAGCCTGTCAAAGCCGTGCAAATGGGCGGCCCGTCGGGTGGCTGCATTCCGTCTGAACTGATGGATACCGTCATTGACTACGCCGAACTGGCCGCAACCGGCGCCATTATGGGCTCGGGCGGCATGATTGTCATGGACGAAGAAAACTGCATGGTTGACATCGCGCGATACTTTTTGCAATTCACACAAGCCGAATCGTGCGGCAAATGCACGTTCTGCAAAATCGGCACAAAGCGTATGCTGGAAACACTCGAACGCATTACACAAGGCGAGGGCGAAGACGGCGACATTGAAAAACTCGAAACGCTGGCGCATCAAATCAAGCGCAACGCCCTGTGCGGCCTGGGGCAAACAGCCCCCAACCCCGTGCTGACCACGCTGCGCTATTTCCGTGATGAATACGTCGCGCACATTGAAGAGGGCAAATGCCCGACCAAGCAATGCAAGGCGTTAATTCAATTCAGCATCGTGCCGAATAAATGCGTGGGTTGCACCATTTGCGCAAAAAAATGCCCGGTAGATGCCATTGCCGGCAAAGTCAAAGAGCCGCACACGCTCAACCAAGAAAAATGTACCAAGTGCGGCATTTGTAAGACTGTGTGCAAATTTGACGCTATTGAAGTCTTGTAG